The following proteins are encoded in a genomic region of Bufo bufo chromosome 11, aBufBuf1.1, whole genome shotgun sequence:
- the NUBPL gene encoding iron-sulfur protein NUBPL: MAAAKGLVGLGLKALRARTFLQCGRRDPLPAVSFSSATGSHEEKLKIRQAEMMSRGLPKRKPIPGVKHVLVVASGKGGVGKSTTAVNLALGIAARDDVKGVGLLDADVYGPSIPRMMNLKGNPTLSDRNLMIPLVNYGIQCMSMGFLVEETDPIVWRGLMVMSAIERLLRQVDWGQLDYLVIDMPPGTGDVQLSVSQNVPISGAVIVSTPQDIALLDARRGAEMFQKVNVPVLGLVQNMSVFRCPKCEHETHIFGADGARQLAATMGLDILGDIPLHINIRETCDLGKPVVVSDPESSEAKAYVDIAQEIIIRISN, encoded by the exons ATGGCGGCCGCCAAGGGCCTAGTAGGCCTCGGGCTGAAGGCTTTGCGGGCCAGGACGTTTCTGCAGTGTGGGCGGCGAGATCCTCTTCCTGCGGTCTCCTTCAGCTCG GCAACTGGATctcatgaagaaaagttgaaaatTAGGCAGGCTGAGATGATGTCCCGTGGTTTGCCAAAGCGGAAGCCAATTCCTGGTGTGAAGCATGTCTTGGTGGTTGCATCTGGCAAAGGAGGTGTGGGCAAATCAACCACTGCAG TGAATCTGGCGTTGGGAATTGCAGCGagagatgat GTAAAAGGAGTGGGTCTTCTGGATGCTGATGTGTATGGACCATCTATTCCACGAATGATGAATCTGAAAGGAAATCCAACGTTGTCAGACA GGAACTTGATGATTCCTCTTGTCAACTATGGAATTCAGTG CATGTCCATGGGTTTCCTTGTGGAAGAGACTGATCCAATAGTATGGAGAGGGTTGATGGTCATGTCTGCAATTGAGCGATTACTAAGACAG GTAGACTGGGGGCAGTTGGATTACCTGGTTATAGACATGCCACCTGGAACTGGAGATGTGCAGCTGTCCGTCTCTCAGAATGTCCCTATCTCTG GGGCTGTGATAGTCTCAACTCCTCAGGATATCGCATTGCTGGATGCTCGCAGGGGGGCTGAAATGTTTCAGAAAGTCAATGTTCCT GTGCTGGGCCTTGTACAGAACATGAGTGTTTTTCGTTGTCCAAAATGTGAACATGAGACCCATATCTTTGGAGCAGATGGGGCAAGGCAACTTGCTGCTACTATGGGACTTGATATTTTAG GTGACATTCCTTTGCATATTAACATTAGAGAAACCTGCGACTTGGGCAAACCAGTAGTTGTGTCTGATCCAGAGAGTAGTGAG GCCAAGGCGTATGTGGATATTGCGCAGGAAATAATCATAAGAATCTCCAACTGA